In Acidovorax sp. GBBC 1281, a single window of DNA contains:
- a CDS encoding spermidine synthase yields the protein MDWCDDLTRKKNDSEALPEVSVSDDGEVRHLHLGTPWIQGSMRVAEPFELELEYVQRMMAWLLFVEPASVTKRHAMQLGLGAGALTKFCHKKLRMCATAIELNPQVLAVCRAWFKLPPDGPKLRVILGDAAAEIRDPMWLGTVDALQVDLYDHDAAAPVLDSAAFYADCRALLSEDGAMTVNLFGRASSYERSLGKMAEAFGADALWAFKPTREGNTVVLAQRTPTRPKRADLLARAEAVQARWDLPATKWARVFKPVAA from the coding sequence ATGGATTGGTGTGACGATTTGACCCGCAAGAAAAACGACAGCGAAGCCCTGCCCGAAGTGAGCGTCTCCGACGATGGCGAGGTGCGCCACCTGCACCTGGGCACGCCGTGGATCCAGGGCTCCATGCGTGTGGCCGAGCCGTTCGAGCTCGAACTGGAATACGTGCAGCGCATGATGGCCTGGCTGCTCTTCGTCGAGCCCGCCAGCGTCACCAAGCGCCATGCGATGCAACTGGGCCTGGGGGCCGGCGCCCTCACCAAGTTCTGCCACAAGAAGCTGCGCATGTGCGCCACCGCCATCGAGCTCAACCCTCAGGTGCTGGCCGTGTGCCGCGCCTGGTTCAAGCTGCCGCCTGACGGCCCCAAGCTGCGTGTGATCCTGGGCGATGCCGCCGCGGAGATCCGCGACCCGATGTGGCTGGGCACGGTCGATGCCCTGCAGGTGGACCTGTACGACCACGACGCCGCCGCGCCCGTGCTCGACAGCGCCGCCTTCTATGCCGACTGCCGCGCGTTGCTGTCCGAGGACGGCGCCATGACCGTCAACCTGTTCGGCCGCGCCTCCAGCTACGAGCGCAGCCTGGGCAAGATGGCCGAGGCCTTCGGCGCCGACGCACTGTGGGCCTTCAAGCCCACGCGCGAAGGCAACACCGTGGTGCTGGCGCAGCGCACGCCCACGCGGCCCAAGCGCGCCGACCTGCTCGCGCGCGCCGAGGCCGTGCAGGCCCGCTGGGACCTGCCGGCCACCAAGTGGGCGCGCGTTTTCAAGCCGGTGGCCGCATGA